A part of Paenibacillus donghaensis genomic DNA contains:
- a CDS encoding S1 family peptidase — protein sequence MKLKKRTVLMLTAAILLCSGSVSASSELESYDYTKDELSFRQQFGLDTNISKVKEMDSKVDDIMVDSKFGVRMTKLEEERLIQRINHQTNKLPLIKDYLDKNIKDGLVFIDQKSGGIVNIGIKSDTNKDQYESDFRKIYGDSSLINIFVTKYSEKDLNELNEKLISLMNTDFNGVTITDTLVDLAEQKVQVGVKDFDETKRKKLEETFNADMLSIRKSAVVSDDVDRNSTYNPLQAGTKIVNNYTGGYCSIGFLASDFIVTAAHCGSAGNLFSQGTNSVGSMGGRTYGGNVDAAVIGRTSLSYSNDLYTSSSRAGYFDTVQANDFAGNMVCMSGASSATNPVSCGTLLSKSVSYSIDGVSFSGLRSASYTSAPGDSGAPTYYSTVLMGINKGRHNGNAVYSYIGHVMNALSVQPILN from the coding sequence CCATCTTATTGTGCTCTGGAAGTGTAAGTGCATCGTCTGAACTTGAGTCTTATGATTACACAAAAGACGAACTGTCTTTTAGACAGCAATTCGGATTAGACACTAATATCAGTAAGGTAAAAGAAATGGATTCCAAGGTTGATGATATAATGGTTGACTCTAAGTTCGGAGTTAGGATGACAAAACTGGAGGAAGAACGGCTCATACAACGCATCAATCACCAAACAAACAAACTACCATTAATTAAGGATTACCTAGATAAAAATATTAAAGATGGACTTGTTTTTATTGACCAAAAGTCTGGAGGGATTGTAAATATCGGTATTAAGAGTGATACCAATAAAGATCAATATGAATCTGATTTTAGAAAAATATATGGTGACTCCAGTTTAATAAATATCTTTGTTACAAAATATTCTGAAAAGGATTTAAACGAACTTAATGAAAAATTAATTTCTTTGATGAATACTGATTTTAATGGAGTTACAATTACTGACACGTTAGTAGATTTAGCAGAACAAAAAGTACAGGTGGGCGTTAAGGACTTTGATGAAACAAAGAGAAAGAAATTAGAAGAGACTTTTAATGCCGATATGTTGTCTATAAGAAAATCTGCTGTGGTTTCAGATGATGTTGACAGAAATTCAACATATAACCCTCTTCAAGCAGGGACTAAAATAGTTAACAATTATACTGGTGGTTACTGTAGCATCGGTTTTTTGGCTTCAGATTTCATTGTTACTGCCGCCCATTGCGGGTCTGCCGGCAACCTCTTCAGTCAAGGTACTAATAGTGTTGGTAGTATGGGTGGAAGAACCTATGGGGGAAATGTTGATGCAGCAGTAATAGGGAGAACAAGCTTATCCTATTCCAATGATCTCTATACATCTTCCAGTAGGGCAGGATATTTCGATACTGTTCAGGCTAACGACTTCGCAGGAAATATGGTTTGCATGTCTGGGGCTTCATCTGCCACTAATCCAGTATCATGTGGAACATTATTGAGTAAATCTGTATCATATAGTATCGATGGGGTATCTTTTAGTGGCTTAAGATCAGCTAGTTATACATCTGCACCTGGGGATAGTGGTGCACCAACATATTATAGTACTGTATTAATGGGAATTAATAAAGGTCGTCATAATGGAAACGCTGTTTATTCGTATATCGGTCATGTAATGAATGCTTTATCTGTGCAACCAATTTTAAACTAA
- a CDS encoding DUF3221 domain-containing protein yields MFQKTSTITKWTLIFVFLLLVTACSNDDKVFKGIVHTVDVENKRILVISQIKEEDLSKDYKEVLESNKYSQAIWVNKVAPSKYKKGDEIEVFFKASDDSFPAQVTAKKIVKSRIEQ; encoded by the coding sequence ATGTTTCAAAAAACTAGTACTATTACTAAATGGACTCTTATTTTTGTTTTTTTGTTATTGGTCACCGCCTGTAGTAATGATGATAAAGTTTTTAAAGGGATTGTACACACAGTAGATGTAGAGAATAAAAGGATTTTAGTAATTTCTCAGATAAAAGAAGAAGACTTGAGTAAGGATTACAAGGAAGTTCTCGAATCTAATAAGTACTCTCAAGCCATTTGGGTAAATAAAGTTGCACCTTCTAAATATAAAAAGGGTGATGAGATTGAAGTGTTCTTTAAAGCAAGTGATGATTCATTTCCAGCACAAGTTACCGCCAAAAAAATTGTAAAATCAAGAATTGAGCAATGA
- a CDS encoding polymorphic toxin-type HINT domain-containing protein yields the protein MKSNTLRFKLFIIFLCLAIVLPNLSTDYSLPTVQAQESGQPANSLTSLLEEPKEPSASSSYPAPDVNYEPQITHEYLLDEDLNRNNLSRALNQKILEVPEVTWETKVEVIKQKYAKSQARARGLMSTSAKLEPIALSTEDIKKLMELGANIEDIYELAYLSSEQQMEPFELYQKKVEYKGSWDLFRQSLPTSDLARVTETVYSTDLAPLPIQELSVADSVYSVTQTVYDQLLGKRFKGTILTSLDYNISSVFNDFQMEVINQTAKPQFSDRSLSSETVDPSSGSLTWKDTQISLPGRDGLDLNIGVMFNANQAQLIDPQVGAYNFNNRRYDLGTGWSFRFPSVERDNYGNISYHDGQGAIYNVTDFSENELENYTHLKGYKGKDMRFVFDAAQTFNSGQYGSDYYLEYADGKREYFGGYDNVLLGIKDRFGNVITFKYEGKPSDHGAQLLLSEINDSLGRKVLFEYDYIKNARLERNQETPEERITVTVLKASGEKSEHVTYTRKRVTYALSRVYPGGYADLTYPGIAVPVLTSITRQNGEKTQFSHSVGNFFYNTQLKEFKPWDSYTEDTAYIKLLEVKYPHSLTKYNYEYGKRNYGYYGAMVTEYVSSRYDQIIKSGAFTGEYNKVEYSRNGSYDAYPVYYEQGKYPAEFTYSTAASQKTSSGNIDTKYTFNGKGQLLSTEQTARNGEKTVIRNSAFHPLYSQSPTLSESLDFGAGDNDSTANKLYSDFTYDEWGNIASATQPLTESQRNNPGLKQKYTTSYSYEPNFRFISGKSWYQNENDAAPSSESYTYTAQGRVNSFTNPLGEVSSYTYENAPDGSGKLHRITETKTSAGQLVAKTVTVLGAETGYAYPTEQQQYFNVNQPNEQAVRKTIRYDMASGRVLEERDGNDRVTAYQYDALGRTQKVTYPNTTNDLGVIYSEVDEINYYNNTGHHEFDAENAGTSTLKVDTVKTITQVSTGANIKTYRNTLYNGFGLALMEEQWDEYSGKWTHSEYHYDNYGRPIYAADPAGNITTVGYDAWGRQNRAVDPFGNIYVSDSSLKQRHSISYLIDVRTNEKLNYVEEYNDQWGNQTSKRTFKTWPQTSAPIGESYRYDLLGNVTAYTDPNQNLNNEGVTISYRYDRLNRLISLKDALNQTSAYGYDGNGQIISSTIQAAGGSPQTINTKTYNELGLQTIKRDAASLNETQHYNNLGLVQQKTDRMGTVSDYRYDERSQLKSASYKGTVNGVAQTQEKRLIFGDGGPRYQTSQTYMNGGQSASRTLYIDSFGRARQKTERVGSHSSIIRTGYNILGQVTEVNDDYLAFNTQYKYNKLRLDQVQTNGNGVVNNSAAVNVQYQYTGSGQVASLTYPTLTDSSLLKTEYQYKKALGWVESVTNWKGSTVLSKSEYEYDNNGNITKSIETRKDQATETSSYTYDALNRLLIVTRADGSREAYTYDLRGNRLTLESKTSIEAAFAETTYGYDLLNTLTTLSQGGKTTHFTYYADGLRFKKVTGNSQTQYNYNLNGEVITEEKNSGQKANYVRGDRVLVKKDKTAGKDYYYLYNGHGDVVQIVDTSGKPVNTYSYDVWGNITNQTEGISNPFKYTGEIYDEETGLYYLRARYYDPSMGRFLNEDTVEGQITNPLSLNLYTYVGNNPLIYVDPSGNVWKWVGDGWKMVKSAAVAVANFMVVDDIRTIIDPNASTFDKSLAIAGFIPVGKFIKGGKIVVKLISKEGKVIERAVEKTVKNEKAIAKALGCNCFTAGTKVQTEDGEKPIEEIEVGDKVLSKSDVTGEVEYKEVVQLFQKQADEIYYVHIGDEVIETTGLHPFWLDGKGWTLVQYLKVGELLVSSNGTKLAIDKIEKAPRQATVYNFMVADYHSYFISNLGIWVHNCTIITAGKNFKDHFIRHKGILENALGTKYAKYKTHGDAFLNDIGKIIDDGTVKLVGKGTLKKDGEVLNIYKGNGMTVATKANGEFVTLIESGKGMDLNIQFK from the coding sequence TTGAAATCCAATACATTAAGATTCAAGTTATTTATTATTTTCTTGTGCCTTGCTATTGTCCTACCCAATCTATCAACAGATTACTCACTTCCAACTGTACAAGCGCAAGAGAGTGGACAGCCAGCGAATTCATTGACATCACTTTTAGAGGAACCTAAAGAACCTTCAGCTTCCTCCTCTTACCCTGCACCGGATGTGAATTACGAGCCCCAGATTACTCATGAATATTTGCTTGATGAAGATTTGAACCGAAATAATCTCAGCAGAGCATTAAATCAAAAGATATTGGAAGTGCCGGAAGTTACATGGGAAACCAAGGTTGAAGTCATCAAACAAAAATATGCAAAGTCTCAAGCAAGAGCACGAGGACTCATGTCTACATCTGCCAAGCTTGAACCTATTGCGCTATCTACAGAAGACATTAAGAAATTAATGGAGCTCGGAGCCAATATCGAAGATATATATGAATTGGCTTATTTAAGCAGCGAACAACAGATGGAACCCTTCGAGCTATACCAGAAAAAAGTAGAATATAAGGGTTCATGGGATTTGTTTAGACAATCTTTACCTACTTCGGATCTTGCTAGAGTAACGGAAACCGTTTATAGCACAGATCTGGCCCCTCTGCCTATCCAAGAACTAAGCGTAGCAGACAGCGTGTATTCCGTAACTCAAACGGTCTATGATCAACTTCTGGGAAAAAGATTTAAAGGTACGATCCTCACTTCACTAGACTATAATATCAGCAGTGTGTTTAACGATTTTCAGATGGAAGTGATTAATCAGACCGCTAAGCCACAGTTCTCAGATCGGTCATTATCCAGCGAGACGGTAGATCCCTCTTCAGGATCGCTTACTTGGAAAGATACCCAGATCAGTCTGCCGGGCAGAGATGGACTGGATCTCAACATCGGAGTGATGTTTAATGCTAATCAGGCCCAGCTCATCGACCCCCAGGTTGGGGCGTATAATTTCAACAATAGAAGATATGATCTGGGTACGGGGTGGAGTTTCCGCTTCCCCTCGGTAGAGAGAGATAATTATGGAAATATCTCGTATCATGATGGTCAAGGTGCAATCTATAATGTTACGGATTTTTCAGAGAATGAATTGGAGAACTATACCCATCTTAAAGGCTACAAAGGCAAAGATATGCGTTTCGTTTTCGATGCTGCCCAAACCTTTAACAGCGGCCAGTACGGGTCCGATTATTATCTGGAATATGCAGATGGGAAAAGAGAATATTTTGGTGGATATGACAATGTCCTGCTGGGTATCAAAGACCGTTTCGGTAACGTAATCACCTTCAAATACGAAGGTAAACCTTCAGATCATGGAGCTCAGCTCTTGTTGTCCGAAATCAATGACAGTTTGGGACGAAAAGTGCTTTTTGAGTATGATTACATCAAGAACGCCAGACTGGAGCGGAATCAGGAAACGCCTGAAGAACGGATTACGGTCACCGTTCTGAAGGCTTCGGGAGAAAAAAGTGAGCATGTCACCTATACCCGAAAACGAGTGACCTATGCCCTGTCACGAGTCTACCCAGGTGGCTATGCTGACCTCACGTACCCGGGAATCGCAGTCCCGGTATTAACGTCGATTACCCGCCAAAACGGAGAAAAGACGCAATTTTCACACAGTGTAGGTAATTTCTTTTATAACACGCAACTGAAGGAGTTTAAACCTTGGGATTCCTATACGGAGGACACCGCTTACATTAAATTATTGGAGGTGAAGTACCCTCACTCTCTGACCAAATATAACTATGAATATGGGAAGCGGAATTATGGTTATTACGGGGCCATGGTCACTGAATATGTAAGCTCACGCTATGACCAAATCATTAAATCCGGTGCGTTTACCGGTGAATACAATAAGGTGGAGTATAGCAGAAATGGAAGTTATGATGCTTACCCTGTGTATTATGAACAAGGGAAGTATCCGGCTGAATTCACGTATTCCACGGCTGCCAGTCAAAAGACGTCAAGTGGAAATATAGATACCAAGTACACCTTTAATGGGAAGGGGCAACTGCTCTCTACAGAGCAAACGGCCCGAAATGGCGAAAAGACAGTGATACGAAATTCGGCGTTTCACCCTCTGTACTCCCAATCGCCAACCCTAAGTGAAAGTCTGGACTTTGGAGCTGGAGATAATGACAGCACAGCCAATAAGCTCTACTCTGACTTTACCTACGATGAGTGGGGGAACATCGCCAGCGCCACCCAGCCGCTAACCGAGAGTCAGCGAAACAACCCGGGACTCAAACAGAAATATACGACAAGCTATAGTTATGAGCCCAACTTCAGGTTTATATCCGGTAAATCCTGGTATCAGAATGAGAACGATGCAGCACCAAGCTCAGAAAGCTATACGTATACTGCTCAAGGCCGGGTTAATAGCTTTACTAACCCGCTGGGTGAGGTCAGCAGCTACACTTATGAGAATGCCCCAGATGGTTCAGGTAAACTCCACCGAATCACCGAAACCAAAACGTCTGCAGGACAGTTGGTTGCTAAAACGGTTACTGTTCTTGGTGCTGAAACAGGATATGCGTATCCTACGGAGCAGCAGCAATACTTCAATGTGAATCAACCGAACGAGCAAGCTGTAAGAAAGACTATCCGTTATGACATGGCCAGTGGACGGGTGTTGGAAGAAAGAGATGGAAATGATCGCGTCACCGCTTACCAATACGATGCGTTAGGGAGAACCCAGAAAGTTACGTATCCAAACACAACAAATGATCTCGGTGTCATCTATAGCGAAGTCGACGAAATTAATTATTATAATAATACTGGACATCATGAATTCGATGCCGAGAATGCAGGCACATCAACTCTCAAAGTAGATACTGTAAAGACTATTACCCAAGTATCTACAGGGGCAAATATTAAAACCTATCGCAATACACTATATAATGGTTTCGGTTTAGCTTTAATGGAAGAGCAGTGGGACGAGTATTCGGGAAAATGGACGCACAGTGAATATCATTATGACAACTATGGCCGGCCGATCTATGCAGCAGATCCGGCTGGAAATATTACTACGGTCGGTTATGATGCTTGGGGCAGACAGAATCGGGCGGTTGACCCCTTTGGAAATATCTATGTCTCAGACAGCAGTCTGAAACAACGCCATAGTATTAGTTATCTGATCGATGTTCGAACGAACGAGAAGCTGAATTATGTGGAAGAATATAACGATCAATGGGGAAATCAAACCTCTAAACGAACCTTTAAGACCTGGCCCCAGACTTCAGCGCCGATCGGCGAATCGTATCGGTACGATCTGTTAGGGAATGTCACGGCCTATACGGATCCGAATCAGAACCTGAATAATGAAGGGGTGACGATCAGTTACCGGTATGACCGATTAAACCGTCTGATTTCACTCAAGGATGCGTTAAACCAAACAAGCGCCTATGGGTATGATGGCAACGGTCAAATCATCAGTTCGACTATTCAGGCAGCAGGTGGCAGTCCGCAAACAATAAATACCAAAACCTATAATGAATTAGGATTACAGACCATTAAAAGAGATGCGGCATCTCTAAATGAAACCCAGCACTACAACAACCTGGGATTAGTGCAACAAAAGACGGATCGAATGGGGACGGTTTCGGACTATCGTTATGATGAGCGGAGTCAGCTGAAGAGCGCCAGCTATAAGGGAACTGTTAATGGAGTCGCGCAAACGCAAGAGAAGCGCCTTATCTTTGGTGATGGCGGTCCGCGTTATCAGACTTCGCAGACCTACATGAACGGGGGACAATCGGCAAGTCGTACCTTGTATATCGATAGTTTCGGACGTGCTCGCCAAAAGACGGAGAGAGTAGGGAGTCATAGTTCCATCATTCGGACCGGATATAATATTCTGGGGCAGGTTACCGAAGTAAATGATGACTATCTGGCGTTTAATACACAGTATAAGTACAATAAGCTGCGTCTCGACCAAGTTCAAACCAATGGCAATGGCGTAGTTAATAACAGCGCAGCCGTAAATGTTCAGTATCAGTATACCGGTTCTGGACAAGTGGCAAGCCTCACCTATCCGACTTTGACAGATAGCAGTCTCTTAAAGACCGAATACCAATACAAGAAGGCACTGGGCTGGGTCGAAAGTGTGACCAACTGGAAGGGTAGCACCGTGTTATCCAAGTCGGAATATGAGTATGACAATAACGGGAATATCACCAAATCGATCGAGACGAGAAAGGATCAAGCGACGGAAACGAGCAGTTATACGTATGATGCGTTAAACCGGCTACTCATTGTCACCCGAGCGGATGGCAGCCGAGAAGCGTATACCTATGATTTAAGAGGGAATCGATTAACGCTGGAGAGTAAAACCTCTATAGAGGCAGCTTTTGCAGAAACCACGTATGGGTATGATCTGCTTAATACATTAACGACACTCAGCCAAGGCGGCAAGACGACCCACTTCACGTATTATGCAGATGGGCTGCGGTTCAAAAAAGTGACAGGGAACAGTCAAACCCAATACAACTACAACTTGAACGGAGAAGTCATTACCGAAGAGAAAAATAGCGGGCAGAAAGCCAATTATGTACGAGGCGACCGGGTACTGGTGAAAAAAGACAAAACGGCGGGAAAGGATTATTATTATCTGTACAATGGTCACGGAGATGTGGTACAGATTGTAGATACGAGCGGTAAGCCGGTGAATACGTATTCGTATGATGTATGGGGTAACATTACCAACCAAACCGAAGGGATTTCGAATCCGTTTAAGTATACGGGCGAAATCTATGATGAAGAGACTGGGCTTTACTATCTACGGGCACGGTATTATGATCCGAGTATGGGACGGTTTTTGAATGAGGATACGGTTGAAGGGCAGATTACGAACCCCTTATCGTTAAACCTGTATACTTATGTAGGTAATAATCCGCTCATCTATGTAGACCCAAGTGGGAATGTGTGGAAATGGGTTGGAGACGGTTGGAAGATGGTGAAGTCAGCGGCTGTCGCTGTGGCAAATTTTATGGTCGTTGACGATATTCGGACGATTATCGATCCGAATGCCTCAACGTTCGATAAATCGCTCGCTATTGCAGGTTTCATCCCCGTAGGTAAATTTATTAAGGGCGGTAAAATAGTTGTAAAGCTGATTAGCAAGGAAGGTAAAGTAATTGAGAGAGCAGTTGAAAAAACGGTAAAAAATGAAAAGGCGATCGCTAAAGCGTTAGGGTGTAATTGTTTTACAGCAGGAACGAAGGTGCAAACAGAGGATGGGGAGAAACCTATCGAGGAAATCGAGGTAGGGGATAAGGTTCTATCCAAGTCTGATGTAACCGGAGAAGTGGAATACAAAGAAGTAGTACAGCTGTTCCAAAAGCAGGCTGATGAAATTTATTACGTCCATATCGGTGATGAAGTCATTGAGACAACTGGATTGCATCCATTCTGGTTAGATGGAAAAGGTTGGACGCTTGTACAATATTTAAAGGTTGGAGAATTGCTTGTTTCAAGTAATGGTACTAAACTTGCAATAGACAAGATTGAGAAAGCGCCGAGACAAGCAACTGTTTACAACTTCATGGTCGCCGATTATCATTCTTACTTTATATCTAATCTTGGGATTTGGGTGCATAATTGTACCATTATCACCGCAGGCAAGAACTTCAAAGACCATTTTATTCGACACAAGGGCATTTTGGAAAATGCTCTTGGAACAAAGTACGCAAAATATAAGACACACGGTGACGCATTTCTGAATGATATTGGAAAAATAATTGATGATGGAACTGTAAAGTTAGTCGGTAAGGGTACTTTGAAAAAAGATGGTGAAGTGTTAAATATTTATAAAGGCAATGGGATGACAGTAGCCACTAAAGCAAATGGAGAGTTTGTTACTTTAATAGAGTCAGGTAAGGGTATGGACTTAAATATTCAATTTAAATAA
- a CDS encoding IS256 family transposase produces MTSIQQNPFQDLLENIIQSFLKEKIELMLREEIKKIFRCRTSGRLQYSQRILHSHLGNTPRPDPDLNVPRDRQGQFQTELFEPYQRRLEDTVIHMYKGGMSTRDIASFIEKMFGTSYSPTTMSNITGTVLEDVAAWQNRPLSKRYSVIYLDGMYVKLKRQTVASEAIYIAMGIDEDGHREILSFSIGGKESVSCLPW; encoded by the coding sequence ATGACCAGTATACAACAAAACCCGTTCCAGGATCTACTCGAAAATATCATCCAAAGTTTTCTGAAAGAAAAGATTGAACTCATGCTCCGCGAAGAAATCAAAAAAATATTTAGGTGTCGAACATCCGGAAGACTCCAATACTCGCAACGGATATTACACTCGCACCTGGGAAACACGCCACGGCCTGATCCAGACCTGAACGTCCCGCGGGATCGGCAAGGTCAATTCCAAACGGAGCTCTTTGAGCCCTACCAGCGCCGGCTTGAAGACACGGTCATTCACATGTATAAAGGCGGCATGAGCACCCGGGATATCGCTTCGTTTATCGAAAAAATGTTCGGAACCTCGTACTCGCCAACCACCATGAGCAACATCACCGGCACGGTGCTGGAGGATGTGGCCGCCTGGCAAAACCGTCCGCTCTCTAAGCGCTATTCCGTCATCTATCTGGATGGCATGTACGTCAAACTGAAGCGCCAAACCGTGGCCAGTGAAGCCATCTACATCGCGATGGGGATCGATGAAGACGGGCACCGGGAAATTCTCAGCTTCAGCATTGGCGGCAAGGAAAGCGTATCCTGTCTGCCGTGGTAA